In Nocardia yunnanensis, one DNA window encodes the following:
- a CDS encoding oxidoreductase: MGGWNTADMPDQSGRIIIVTGATSGLGEATARALAAAGAQVIMACRNEIKAQAAARTMPGDVQIRQLDLADLNSVRAFADTVERADVLINNAGVMAVPKLATADGFEMQIGTNYLGHFALTGLLLDRISQRVVNTSSITHVIGRIDLEDLNWERRAYSRFGAYAQSKLALLLFTYELQRRLTLTGSDKLSVAAHPGYAATEISSETQNLLEQIVGLGNRLIAQSADMGALPTLYAATAEVEPGAYYGPDWFNWRGHPTKVGSTAASHDEKTARQLWELSERLTGVQFRV, encoded by the coding sequence ATGGGCGGGTGGAACACAGCGGACATGCCGGACCAGAGCGGCCGGATCATCATCGTCACCGGAGCCACCAGCGGCCTGGGCGAAGCCACCGCGCGCGCCCTGGCCGCGGCCGGGGCGCAGGTGATCATGGCCTGCCGCAACGAGATCAAGGCGCAGGCGGCGGCCCGGACCATGCCCGGGGACGTGCAGATCCGGCAGCTGGATCTGGCCGATCTGAACTCGGTGCGGGCCTTCGCCGACACCGTCGAACGGGCCGACGTGCTGATCAACAACGCGGGCGTGATGGCGGTGCCCAAACTCGCCACGGCCGACGGCTTCGAAATGCAGATCGGCACCAACTATCTCGGCCACTTCGCGCTGACCGGCCTACTGCTGGACCGGATTTCGCAGCGCGTGGTGAACACCTCCAGCATCACCCACGTGATCGGCCGCATCGATCTCGAGGACCTGAACTGGGAGCGGCGCGCCTACTCGCGCTTCGGCGCGTACGCGCAATCCAAGCTGGCGCTGCTGCTGTTCACCTACGAACTGCAACGGCGGCTGACGCTCACCGGCTCCGACAAGCTGTCGGTGGCCGCGCACCCCGGCTACGCCGCCACCGAGATCAGCTCCGAGACCCAGAACCTTCTCGAACAGATTGTCGGACTCGGCAACCGGTTGATCGCGCAGAGCGCCGACATGGGCGCGCTGCCGACCCTCTACGCCGCCACCGCCGAGGTCGAGCCGGGCGCCTACTACGGTCCCGACTGGTTCAACTGGCGCGGCCACCCGACGAAGGTCGGTTCCACCGCCGCCTCCCACGACGAGAAAACCGCCCGGCAGCTCTGGGAGCTGTCCGAGCGGCTGACCGGCGTGCAGTTCCGCGTCTGA
- a CDS encoding (2,3-dihydroxybenzoyl)adenylate synthase, which produces MTSNATATTDLRDGFVPFPADLAQRYREAGYWAGRPLGELLRDAARRGPERPALLCDTVTTYAELDRDADRRAHGVLALGIQPGDRVVVQLPNTPDFVPILFGLLRAGIVPVLTLPAHRRAEIEHLTRLSGAVAYLIADRVGDFDYRELAAEVSARVPSLRHVLVLGDPGPFTDLDSVVADGDSLPEVDAAEIALMLVSGGTTGLPKLIARTHDDYAYNARASAEVCGLGPEDVYLATLPVAHNFPLACPGVLGTIATGGAMAFVTDPSPESAFAAIERHRVSVTAVVPPLAQLWCAAVEWEEADLSSLRLLQVGGAKLAEVNARDVAPALGVRLQQVFGMAEGLLNYTRAEDSDELVCTTQGRPLSAADEVRVVDEHGHEVPAGAEGELLTRGPYTLRGYYRAPEHNARAFTTDGFYRSGDLVRRLPSGHLIVSGRIKDVINRGGENISCDELEEHLLAYPGVRHAAAVGLPDPALGEKVCAVLVTAGELPSLPEIKTFLTARGLATYKLPDVLRQADSLPVTAVGKIDKRALAARI; this is translated from the coding sequence GTGACATCGAACGCGACCGCCACCACGGACCTGCGCGACGGCTTCGTGCCCTTCCCCGCCGACCTCGCTCAGCGCTACCGGGAGGCCGGATACTGGGCGGGCCGGCCGCTGGGCGAGCTGCTGCGCGACGCCGCCCGGCGCGGGCCCGAGCGGCCCGCCTTGCTCTGCGACACCGTCACCACCTACGCGGAACTCGATCGCGACGCCGATCGCCGGGCGCACGGTGTGCTGGCCTTGGGCATCCAGCCCGGCGATCGGGTCGTGGTGCAATTGCCGAACACACCCGACTTCGTCCCGATCCTGTTCGGCCTCCTGCGCGCCGGGATCGTCCCGGTACTGACCCTTCCCGCGCATCGTCGCGCCGAGATCGAGCATCTGACAAGGCTTTCCGGCGCGGTCGCGTACCTGATCGCCGATCGCGTCGGCGATTTCGACTACCGTGAGCTGGCCGCGGAAGTGAGCGCACGGGTCCCGTCCCTGCGCCACGTCCTGGTCCTGGGCGATCCCGGGCCGTTCACGGACCTGGATTCCGTTGTGGCCGATGGGGATTCCCTGCCGGAGGTCGACGCCGCCGAGATCGCGCTCATGCTGGTCTCGGGCGGCACCACGGGCCTGCCCAAACTGATCGCCCGCACCCACGACGACTACGCCTACAACGCACGAGCCAGCGCCGAGGTCTGCGGACTCGGTCCCGAGGACGTCTATCTCGCGACACTGCCTGTCGCCCACAACTTCCCGCTGGCCTGCCCGGGTGTCCTGGGCACGATCGCCACCGGCGGGGCCATGGCCTTCGTCACCGACCCCAGCCCGGAGAGCGCCTTCGCAGCCATCGAACGCCATCGGGTGAGCGTCACCGCCGTGGTGCCGCCGCTGGCCCAACTGTGGTGCGCCGCGGTCGAATGGGAGGAGGCCGACCTGTCGTCGCTGCGGCTGCTGCAGGTCGGCGGGGCGAAGCTGGCGGAGGTCAATGCCCGCGACGTCGCGCCCGCGCTGGGGGTGCGCTTGCAGCAGGTGTTCGGCATGGCCGAGGGTCTGCTCAACTACACCCGCGCCGAGGACTCCGACGAGTTGGTGTGCACCACCCAGGGCCGGCCGCTGTCGGCCGCCGACGAGGTGCGGGTGGTCGACGAGCACGGCCATGAGGTTCCCGCCGGCGCGGAGGGCGAGCTGCTCACCCGCGGCCCGTACACGCTGCGCGGCTATTACCGTGCGCCCGAACACAATGCGCGCGCCTTCACCACCGACGGGTTCTATCGCAGCGGCGATCTGGTGCGCCGGCTGCCCAGCGGGCATCTGATCGTGTCCGGCCGGATCAAGGACGTCATCAATCGCGGTGGCGAGAACATCTCCTGCGACGAGCTCGAGGAGCATCTGCTCGCCTACCCCGGCGTCCGCCACGCGGCCGCGGTCGGCCTGCCCGATCCGGCGCTGGGCGAGAAGGTGTGCGCGGTCCTGGTGACCGCGGGCGAACTGCCGTCGCTGCCGGAGATCAAGACCTTCCTCACAGCGCGGGGCCTGGCCACCTACAAGCTGCCGGATGTGTTGCGGCAGGCCGATTCCCTGCCGGTGACCGCCGTCGGCAAAATCGACAAGCGGGCCCTCGCCGCGCGCATCTGA
- a CDS encoding disulfide bond formation protein B, translated as MVTAAPAETTARGTAGGFAGQIQYWLAVIFVVGWTGVVCGGLGVQFGTWDYPCPLCMLQRYFMMLAALGGAYIVRRALTGTIARRDYMVGWGLAVVACFGGGFTAWRQTMLHILPGDKGYGGAVLGLHLYVWAWILFVAAITTIGVVLSFSHATASEVIPTTGAHRALGLLAMGLLGLVIAINLVATFFLEGFHWVLPDDPACYKLLYDLGILDGGCVLPAT; from the coding sequence ATGGTGACCGCCGCCCCGGCCGAGACCACCGCACGCGGTACCGCCGGCGGGTTCGCCGGGCAGATCCAGTACTGGCTCGCGGTGATCTTCGTCGTCGGCTGGACCGGTGTGGTCTGCGGCGGCCTCGGCGTGCAGTTCGGCACCTGGGACTACCCGTGCCCGCTGTGTATGTTGCAGCGCTACTTCATGATGCTGGCCGCGCTCGGCGGCGCGTACATCGTGCGCCGGGCCCTGACCGGGACCATCGCGCGCCGCGACTACATGGTCGGCTGGGGCCTGGCCGTGGTCGCCTGCTTCGGTGGCGGTTTCACCGCCTGGCGGCAGACCATGCTGCACATCCTGCCCGGTGACAAGGGGTACGGCGGCGCGGTGCTGGGCCTGCACCTGTACGTGTGGGCGTGGATCCTGTTCGTCGCCGCGATCACGACCATCGGTGTGGTGCTGAGCTTTTCGCACGCGACGGCGTCGGAGGTCATCCCGACGACAGGGGCGCATCGTGCCCTGGGTTTGCTGGCGATGGGATTGCTCGGGCTGGTGATCGCGATCAACCTGGTGGCGACGTTCTTCCTGGAGGGTTTCCACTGGGTGCTGCCCGACGATCCGGCCTGCTACAAGCTGCTGTACGACCTTGGCATTCTCGACGGCGGTTGCGTCCTGCCCGCCACCTAG
- a CDS encoding DUF5993 family protein encodes MDTLILAGLLGVLFLIWKQGSHRRVLAAWWIVLLVCAGLLKYHITSGLGLGYTW; translated from the coding sequence ATGGACACGCTGATACTCGCGGGTTTGCTAGGCGTTCTGTTCCTGATCTGGAAACAGGGTTCGCACCGGCGTGTGCTGGCGGCCTGGTGGATCGTGCTCCTGGTCTGCGCCGGACTGCTGAAGTACCACATCACCAGCGGCCTCGGGTTGGGGTACACATGGTGA
- a CDS encoding oxidoreductase has translation MSGWDISDIPDQAGRTIIVTGANSGLGAVTARALAGAGARVIMACRNEIKARSVADEIGSNAQVRRLDLADLASVREFADSIDGADVLINNAGVMAVPLKRTADGFETQFGTNHLGHFALTGLLLDKIRDRVVTLSSGMHAIGRIDLEDPNWERRSYQRWAAYGQSKLANLLFARELQRRLTAAGSTKLSVAAHPGYAATELQGHTESLYDTLMSIGNRLFAQSAEMGALPTLFAATAEVEPGGFYGPTGLRGMRGYPGPSTSTAASKDEVSARRLWELSEQLTKISYPFVRK, from the coding sequence GTGAGCGGTTGGGACATCTCCGACATCCCCGATCAAGCGGGGCGGACGATCATCGTGACCGGGGCCAACAGCGGGCTGGGCGCGGTCACCGCGCGAGCGCTCGCCGGCGCCGGGGCGCGCGTGATCATGGCGTGCCGCAATGAGATCAAGGCGCGTTCGGTGGCCGACGAGATCGGTTCCAACGCCCAGGTGCGGCGGCTGGATCTCGCCGACCTGGCCTCGGTGCGCGAGTTCGCCGACTCGATCGACGGCGCCGATGTGCTGATCAACAACGCGGGCGTGATGGCCGTGCCGCTCAAGCGCACCGCCGACGGCTTCGAAACCCAGTTCGGCACAAACCATCTCGGCCATTTCGCGCTGACCGGGCTGCTGCTGGACAAGATTCGCGACCGGGTGGTCACGCTGTCGAGCGGCATGCACGCCATCGGCCGCATCGACCTCGAGGATCCCAACTGGGAGCGGCGCTCGTATCAGCGCTGGGCCGCCTACGGCCAGTCCAAGCTGGCCAATCTGCTGTTCGCGCGGGAGCTGCAGCGGCGCTTGACCGCCGCCGGATCGACCAAGCTGTCGGTGGCCGCGCACCCCGGCTACGCCGCCACCGAATTGCAGGGGCACACCGAGTCCCTGTACGACACGCTGATGTCCATCGGCAATCGTCTCTTCGCGCAGAGCGCCGAAATGGGCGCGCTGCCAACCCTTTTCGCGGCGACCGCGGAGGTCGAGCCGGGCGGCTTCTACGGACCGACGGGGTTGCGCGGCATGCGCGGCTATCCTGGGCCCAGCACCTCCACGGCCGCTTCCAAGGACGAGGTGAGCGCGCGGCGGCTGTGGGAGCTCTCCGAACAACTGACCAAGATCAGCTACCCATTCGTCCGCAAGTAG
- a CDS encoding PH domain-containing protein, translated as MSIPFDRRDQLDKIQQGLLPGEQILAVYDAIGVGTGFLGLTDRRVVIQDNSFVGKKIAITSIPYTRISSVSILTNKSFAGQFFSSGHLAISTGYNTYEVEFRGDEKTRHVHDVILHYILH; from the coding sequence ATGAGCATTCCCTTCGACCGGCGCGACCAACTCGACAAGATTCAGCAGGGCCTGCTGCCGGGCGAGCAGATCCTCGCCGTGTACGACGCCATCGGCGTGGGCACCGGCTTCCTCGGCCTCACCGACCGGCGCGTGGTCATCCAGGACAACTCGTTCGTGGGCAAGAAGATCGCCATCACGAGCATCCCCTACACGCGGATCTCGAGCGTGTCCATCCTGACCAACAAGTCCTTCGCCGGGCAGTTCTTCTCCTCCGGGCACCTCGCCATCAGCACCGGGTACAACACCTACGAGGTGGAGTTCCGCGGCGACGAGAAGACCCGCCACGTGCACGACGTGATCCTGCACTACATCCTGCACTGA
- a CDS encoding 3-deoxy-7-phosphoheptulonate synthase — protein sequence MTSIALGEHADLDNQRTLSVSPLSSPREVRAAHPIDDVLADTVRAGRQATVDVLNGDDDRLMVIVGPCSVHDPDAAIDYARRLAAKAAELDDRLHVVMRVYFEKPRTTLGWKGLINDPHLDGSFDINTGLDLGRRLLVDITALGLPVACEFLDPITPQYIADLVAYGAIGARTAASQVHRQLSSALSMPVGIKNGTDGDVQVAVDGVRAAAASHVFPGTDLDGRSALIRTAGNPDCHVILRGGSNGPNFDAASCAEALLRLEKSALPQRLVVDASHGNSNKDHNKQVDVVTDLAERIAAGEDTVVGLMMESFLVAGRQDLTLGHSEELTYGQSITDACLDWDTTAAQLDRLAAAVTARREARG from the coding sequence ATGACCAGCATTGCCCTCGGCGAACACGCCGATCTCGACAATCAGCGCACGCTGAGCGTGAGCCCCCTGAGCTCACCGCGCGAGGTCCGTGCCGCCCACCCGATCGACGACGTCCTCGCCGACACCGTGCGCGCCGGCCGCCAGGCCACCGTCGACGTTCTCAACGGCGATGACGACCGCCTCATGGTGATCGTCGGCCCGTGCTCGGTGCACGATCCCGACGCCGCCATCGACTACGCGCGCCGCCTCGCCGCCAAGGCCGCCGAACTCGACGATCGGCTGCACGTGGTGATGCGCGTGTACTTCGAGAAGCCGCGCACCACGCTGGGCTGGAAGGGTCTGATCAACGACCCGCACCTGGACGGCAGCTTCGACATCAACACCGGCCTGGACCTGGGCCGTCGCCTGCTGGTCGACATCACCGCGCTGGGCCTGCCGGTGGCGTGCGAGTTCCTCGACCCGATCACCCCGCAGTACATCGCCGACCTGGTCGCCTACGGCGCGATCGGCGCGCGCACCGCGGCCAGCCAGGTGCACCGGCAGCTGTCCTCGGCGCTGTCCATGCCGGTCGGCATCAAGAACGGCACCGACGGCGACGTGCAGGTCGCGGTCGACGGCGTGCGCGCCGCGGCGGCCTCGCACGTGTTCCCCGGCACCGATCTGGACGGGCGCTCCGCGCTCATCCGCACCGCGGGCAACCCGGACTGCCACGTCATCCTGCGCGGCGGCAGCAACGGCCCCAACTTCGACGCCGCCTCCTGCGCGGAAGCCCTACTGCGCCTGGAGAAGTCGGCGCTGCCGCAGCGGCTGGTGGTCGACGCCTCGCACGGCAACTCCAACAAGGACCACAACAAGCAGGTGGACGTCGTCACCGATCTCGCCGAGCGGATCGCGGCCGGTGAGGACACCGTGGTCGGTCTGATGATGGAGTCGTTCCTGGTGGCGGGCCGTCAGGACCTCACCCTCGGTCACTCGGAGGAGCTGACCTACGGGCAGTCCATCACCGACGCCTGCCTCGACTGGGACACCACCGCCGCCCAGCTCGACCGGCTCGCCGCCGCCGTCACCGCCCGTCGTGAGGCGCGCGGCTAG
- a CDS encoding GNAT family N-acetyltransferase, with amino-acid sequence MDAESLSDGAVWLSPPAVSDIDAITALCQEPSIGAWTTMPVPYHRADAEKFIYDIVGPGWAARSPTWAVRRAAGGPVVGMIGLGPLYPRRDEHIGEIGFWLSVAARGQGLITRATLLVAAAALDPAGLAFERLEWRAFVGNHASAAVARRAGFHFEGLIRGGGVQRGTRRDLWVAGRLRGDPAAPSPHWPPGV; translated from the coding sequence ATGGACGCGGAATCCCTCTCCGACGGCGCGGTCTGGCTGTCGCCGCCGGCCGTCTCCGATATCGACGCCATCACCGCCCTGTGCCAGGAACCGTCCATCGGCGCGTGGACCACCATGCCGGTCCCCTACCACCGGGCCGACGCCGAGAAGTTCATCTACGACATCGTCGGCCCCGGCTGGGCCGCCCGCAGCCCCACCTGGGCGGTACGGCGCGCCGCGGGCGGGCCGGTCGTCGGCATGATCGGGCTGGGCCCGCTGTATCCGCGCCGTGACGAGCACATCGGCGAGATCGGCTTCTGGCTCTCGGTCGCCGCCCGCGGCCAGGGTCTGATCACCCGGGCCACCCTGCTGGTCGCCGCCGCCGCTCTCGATCCCGCGGGTCTGGCCTTCGAGCGGCTGGAGTGGCGGGCCTTCGTCGGCAATCACGCCTCGGCGGCGGTGGCCCGCCGCGCGGGCTTTCACTTCGAGGGCCTGATCCGCGGCGGCGGCGTGCAGCGCGGCACCCGCCGTGACCTGTGGGTCGCGGGCCGCCTGCGCGGCGATCCGGCTGCGCCCAGCCCGCACTGGCCGCCGGGCGTCTGA
- the sigJ gene encoding RNA polymerase sigma factor SigJ, which yields MVAALLADLFETHRPHLLAVAYRLTGSVGDAEDAVQESWLRLSVARQFEIEDLRAWLTTVVSHICLDRLRSAAARREKYVGQWLPEPVVTALTPSSAPDPLATVVRKQEFRFAALVVLDTLTPPQRVAFVLHDGFAMPFGEIADILGVSVDAARQLATRARKAVAQAPAPVADDEHNAAVQRLLTALADGNVEAVVAALHPDVRTVGDGGGVVSTAINVVAGVDRNVRLWLGLWRRFGLFDPEYVGPGRELEPVLVNGQWGILAHEFAPYDGHPGSPQRVYGFTVRDGRVWGVYDVVNPAKLRGIRLPH from the coding sequence ATGGTTGCCGCTCTTCTCGCCGACTTGTTCGAAACGCATCGGCCGCATCTGCTCGCGGTGGCCTACCGGCTCACCGGCAGTGTCGGCGATGCCGAGGACGCGGTGCAGGAGAGCTGGTTACGGCTCTCGGTGGCCCGGCAGTTCGAGATCGAGGATCTGCGCGCCTGGCTCACCACCGTGGTCAGCCACATCTGCCTGGACCGGCTGCGCAGCGCCGCGGCCCGGCGGGAAAAGTATGTGGGGCAATGGCTTCCGGAGCCGGTCGTCACCGCGCTCACGCCGTCGAGCGCCCCCGACCCGCTCGCGACGGTGGTGCGCAAACAGGAATTTCGTTTCGCCGCACTGGTGGTGCTGGACACCCTGACGCCGCCGCAGCGGGTGGCGTTCGTGCTGCACGACGGTTTCGCGATGCCGTTCGGCGAAATCGCCGACATCCTGGGCGTTTCCGTCGACGCCGCCCGCCAGCTGGCGACCCGGGCCCGCAAGGCGGTGGCCCAGGCCCCCGCGCCGGTCGCCGACGACGAGCACAATGCCGCCGTGCAGCGGCTGCTCACCGCGCTCGCCGACGGCAATGTGGAAGCCGTTGTGGCGGCGCTGCATCCGGACGTCCGCACCGTCGGCGACGGCGGCGGCGTCGTCTCCACCGCCATCAATGTGGTTGCGGGCGTGGACCGCAACGTCCGCCTGTGGCTGGGCCTGTGGCGGCGTTTCGGGCTCTTCGACCCCGAATACGTCGGCCCCGGAAGAGAACTCGAACCGGTCCTGGTCAACGGCCAGTGGGGAATCCTCGCCCACGAGTTCGCCCCCTACGACGGCCACCCCGGCAGCCCGCAACGGGTCTACGGCTTCACCGTCCGCGACGGGCGCGTATGGGGCGTCTACGACGTCGTCAACCCGGCGAAACTGCGCGGCATTCGATTGCCGCACTGA
- a CDS encoding LppU/SCO3897 family protein, with product MKFAGTRTPRRLVLALVALAVAVLAVSGCSMFKDASKSGTAKSKVGDCINVIDGSATDSKTSPVACTDEKAVYKVAAVYDQKTSCQDEQTSYEETLNGGTTAFLCLTPNFKEGACYNESQTTGYKFVACTAPEASFKVLKRIDGQADEFACDAATAVGFRIVPNPKTTFCLGNPKG from the coding sequence GTGAAGTTCGCAGGAACGAGGACGCCGCGGCGCCTCGTACTCGCCCTCGTGGCGCTGGCCGTGGCCGTGCTGGCCGTTTCCGGCTGTTCGATGTTCAAGGACGCGAGCAAGTCCGGCACCGCCAAGTCCAAGGTCGGTGACTGCATCAATGTCATCGACGGCTCGGCCACCGATTCGAAGACCTCGCCCGTCGCCTGCACCGACGAGAAGGCCGTCTACAAGGTCGCCGCGGTGTACGACCAGAAGACCAGCTGCCAGGACGAGCAGACCTCCTACGAGGAGACGCTCAATGGCGGCACCACCGCGTTCCTATGCCTGACGCCGAACTTCAAGGAAGGCGCCTGCTACAACGAGAGCCAGACCACCGGCTACAAGTTCGTGGCGTGCACGGCTCCGGAAGCGTCGTTCAAGGTGCTGAAGCGCATCGACGGGCAGGCCGACGAATTCGCCTGCGACGCCGCGACGGCGGTCGGGTTCCGCATCGTCCCGAACCCGAAGACCACCTTCTGCCTCGGAAACCCCAAGGGGTAG
- a CDS encoding cellulase family glycosylhydrolase, translated as MRGNTGRLGRWLAGLVATVLVGAIVAPGPAAADTETAGRLHTDGTRFLDDSGRVVLLHGVNNVDKQPPYIEPGDGFTLTADDAALLARHGFDTVRLGVSFDGLMPTQGVIDTAYLDRIAGVVDTLARAGIHTLLDNHQDGLSKVWGGNGFPEWSIHARPGAGEPNVGFPLFYLMPSMNAGWDEVWNNTYGVLDYLGQALGALADRVSGHPGALGIELLNEPWPGSAFLSCFPNGCASFDTKYQAAMQKLTDAVRARNGDLMVLWEPNVTWNETMPTNLGKNPPISAPDIAFAPHDYCIPSQLAIYSGLPTFLRGLCPLQQGKTWGNIDAFTARTGLPTLVTEFGDGDATVLKNTLVNADDRFVSWQYWHYTSSFGAGGPKPDPFTGELGKQLVRTYPRATAGTPGRMIFDPDTGDFAYRYTPHASSAPTEIYVSDLHYPAGYTVRVDGGHVTSAAGARVVTVAADAATPVTVYINRPGSKGATVPTGPIGSGSAGGSSSGSADSGSGTGSGSGSS; from the coding sequence ATGCGCGGGAACACAGGGCGACTGGGAAGGTGGCTGGCAGGTCTGGTCGCCACGGTGCTCGTGGGAGCGATCGTCGCGCCCGGTCCCGCAGCGGCCGACACCGAAACCGCCGGACGCCTCCACACCGACGGCACCCGTTTCCTCGACGACAGCGGGCGGGTCGTGCTGCTGCACGGCGTCAACAATGTCGACAAGCAACCTCCCTACATCGAACCCGGCGACGGCTTCACCCTGACCGCCGACGACGCGGCGCTGCTGGCACGGCACGGCTTCGACACCGTCCGGCTGGGCGTCTCGTTCGACGGGCTCATGCCCACCCAGGGCGTCATCGACACCGCCTACCTCGACCGGATCGCCGGGGTGGTGGACACCCTGGCGCGGGCCGGGATTCACACCCTGCTCGACAACCACCAGGACGGACTGTCGAAAGTGTGGGGCGGCAACGGTTTTCCGGAATGGTCCATCCACGCGCGGCCCGGCGCGGGCGAGCCCAATGTCGGGTTCCCGCTGTTCTATCTGATGCCCAGCATGAACGCGGGCTGGGACGAGGTCTGGAACAACACCTACGGGGTGCTCGACTACCTGGGTCAGGCGCTCGGCGCGCTCGCCGACCGGGTCAGCGGGCATCCGGGCGCGCTCGGCATCGAACTGCTCAACGAGCCCTGGCCCGGCTCGGCGTTTCTGTCCTGCTTCCCCAACGGTTGCGCGAGCTTCGACACGAAATATCAAGCGGCCATGCAGAAGCTGACCGATGCCGTGCGGGCACGCAATGGCGATCTCATGGTGCTGTGGGAGCCCAATGTCACCTGGAACGAGACCATGCCCACCAACCTGGGCAAGAATCCGCCGATCAGCGCGCCCGATATCGCCTTCGCGCCGCACGACTACTGCATTCCCAGCCAGCTGGCCATCTACAGCGGCCTGCCCACCTTCCTGCGCGGACTGTGCCCGCTGCAACAGGGCAAGACCTGGGGCAATATCGACGCCTTCACCGCGCGCACCGGATTGCCCACGCTGGTCACCGAATTCGGCGACGGCGACGCGACCGTCCTGAAGAACACCCTGGTCAACGCCGACGACCGGTTCGTCAGTTGGCAGTACTGGCACTACACGTCGAGTTTCGGGGCGGGCGGGCCGAAGCCGGATCCGTTCACCGGCGAGCTGGGCAAACAGTTGGTGCGCACCTATCCGCGCGCGACCGCCGGCACGCCCGGGCGGATGATCTTCGATCCGGACACCGGCGACTTCGCCTACCGCTACACCCCGCACGCGTCCAGCGCGCCGACCGAGATCTACGTCTCCGATCTGCACTATCCGGCCGGGTACACGGTGCGAGTCGACGGCGGTCACGTCACCTCGGCCGCGGGGGCGCGGGTGGTGACGGTGGCGGCGGACGCCGCGACACCGGTGACGGTCTACATCAACAGGCCCGGGTCCAAGGGCGCGACCGTGCCCACCGGTCCGATCGGGTCGGGTTCGGCCGGCGGGTCGTCGAGCGGTTCCGCTGACAGCGGTTCGGGCACCGGTTCGGGCAGCGGTTCCAGCTAG